In Paludibacter propionicigenes WB4, the genomic window CGTGACAAGACGAAGATATATAAATTCAATTCAAATCCGTTTTTGGGGATTTTGGGGAGAAGGACATAATAATTATCTTATTACCCAATACAAAAATAAACCAGATGTGTTTGAGGATTCAAAAACCATGATACAAATGGATAGAATGTATCAAAAATATTTTCACGATATTCGGTTAATTGCTCCAGCTATGGGAAAGACGAGTAATATTCCTGATAAGTGGAAAGAATGGGCATTCTATGAAATGACCGCAAAAACGGATGTTGGAGAATTTGGTATATTTTTAGATCATATCAGCCAAACAAGTTCTGGTGATTTTACGCTTAACTACAAAGGTATAGATACGCATAATTTAGCATTAATTAAATGGACAAAAGCTCCAGTTACTGGAGAGGGAAATATAGTTAACGATCTGATACCTAATAGAGAAGAAGGACGAGTTGTTAGAACAGATTTACCGATAGAACAATATGATATTTATAAATATCATATAAGTTCTTTTCTACCAATGAAAAGAAATTATTCTAGTGAAGAAGCTGCCGTAATGAAATCATTATTAAACATTGTTGGTTTTCGACTTTATTTTCAGAAAGACAGTGTTTATTCAATAAATAATAGGTTAATGATAAAAATGAGAGTCGGAAATCTGGGTTTGGCTCCAGTTTATGCTAATTATTGGAAGCTCCAGATTGTTTTAAGAGATTTAGCAGGACGGCAAATAAAAGTGATACAACCCAATATTGATATCAAGAAAATTTATCCCGGAAAAAAAATGCTAGTTTTTGATTCAATTAATTTCGAGATTAAAAATATTTTAAAAACCCAACCTTCGAAGAAAGCACATATCTTTTTGAGAATTATAGATACTGATGGCATTTCACTAAATATGTATTTATGCAACGAAGGTCGTACAATAAATGGTGAGTATCAACTAAACTAACATTCATATGGTTCAAAATAAAATATCTGTTTGCTATGTGGTTTCTTCATTGTGTAACGAGGGACCTGTCAATGTAATGTACAATATTATAAAATATATTAATTTTGATTTTTTTAAAGTCTCGATTATTACATTAGTTCCAGAAAAAGAAACAACAAGAATCAATGACTTCTCCAGTCTTCCTATAGATATTCAACAGTTATCACCCCAAGAGTTTCTTAATCCGTTGCGAATGTTTGTTGATTTAAATAAAGTAATTAAGAATATCCAACCAGACATTCTTCATACACACTGCCCTCGATCGATGTTTTTGGTACCATTTCTTTCTGAAAGGTATAAAAAAATTGAAACAGTTCATATTTATCCGGGAATCCAGCAAAAAATTAAATATGGTGCATTGAAAGGTTCTGCAGTTATTCTTCTAAGCCATTTTTTTACTTCAAGAATGGATTTACCAATTGCGTGTTCCGAAAGTGTTGCAGAATCCTATTGGCAGGAAAAGAGAATTAAAATGCTGGCTATTCCCAACGGATGTTCCTTTCCTGTTTGGAAATCATCGCCATACGAGCGAGCGACTTTGAGGAAGCAACTAGGGTTAAAGGATAATATTAGGTATTTTATATTTGTTGGTAGATTTTCAAAAGAAAAGGGTCCTGATTTACTAGTAGAATTATTTACAAAGATGAACCGTAAAGATATTGGAATCATTCTTCTTGGAAATGGCGAAATGTATGAAGATTTAAAAAAATACGAATCTGATTTGATTCTTTTACTAGGTTTTAAAAGTAATGTTTCAGACTATTTAAGGGCTTCAGACTTTTATATTTCGGCATCCGATACTGAAGGTTTATCAAACTCTCAATTGGAAAGTATGGCTGCAGGATTACCTTGTGTAGTGTCTGACATCCCTTCTCACCGAGAAGTTATGCGTAAAGCAAATAAATTAATTGGATACCTTTACGACAAAAGTAATACTGCAAGTTTGATAAAAGCCATAGATAATGTTCTTTTACTGGATGCTAATTCTACGTCATTATATATACAACAGCTATTTGAAGAATATTATACAGCAAAGCGAATGTCAATCTTATATCAGGACGAGTATAAAAGAATCATGACATTTACTGCAACTTAAACTGATTGCTATTTGATTGTTTGTTTTGTAATTTTTTGTCTTTAAATATCCTCAATCAAACCGCCTTCGAAATAGACAATTTGTATTGATTAGTGTTTATGAGCACTCTTTTCATTAACTAAAGTATTATTGTTTTACCATCCATCGTTATTTGTGTAATTTTTCAATCTTATTACAGTTTAATTTCTGCTCTTAGTTTCTTTATTTCAAATTTACAATTTTCATTTGTTAGGCACGAGCTATTCCAAAGTACTTAACAGAGCTGACTGTGATACAATAGCTTGGAGAGCTAATATATTTGATATACCCAAATATCAAGTTAATCGTTGAGAATTATGTCTTAATATTTTCAGTTCAAGTTATTATCATATATTCAGAACATACTTCAGAAATATTAAAATATATAATCATTCTATTTGTAAAAATATCAGTGAGTTAATTCTTATTTATTACCCTCCTTTTTTAAAATTTTACGTCACCACATCTGCTGTTAGTACATTGCATAACAAGATATAAGAGATTGATACTTTTCTGTAATTCAATCTTATGGATGTGGTTAATTCGGCTAAATGCCAAATGATTGTATCAATTATTTATTAATAAAATGACTTAATTTCAAATGAACCAATTGCCCCAAGTATCTATCATAACTGTTGGAATGAATCATCTCGACTATATAGTAAAACTCTATCAGTCATTATTTAGAGATAATAAACCCACAATTAATTTTGAAGCTATCTATGTTGACAATTGTTCAACAGATGGCAGTGTTGAATATATTACTATAAATTATCCAAGTATAAAAGTTATTCAAAACCAGCAACCATGTGGATTTGGAGAAAATAATAACATCGGTGTATTTGCCTCTAGAGGTAAATATATAGCAATAATAAATCCAGACATTATCCTTTTTAAAGGAAGTCTTGATAAGCTGTTTCATTATGCAGAATCATCAAATAATTTTGGAATTATTGTACCTAAGCTACTTAACTCGAATTTAACATTTCAACATTCTGTACGTTCATTCATTAATTTGAAAATTTTATTCTATAGAGCCTTGTCAAGAGGTAAAGATGAATCTATTAATTCAATTATTTACAATTACTTGCGTAAAGATATAGATGTGTCCCAATGTCAATTCGTAGATTGGGCTCTTGGTGCTGCACTTTTTTTGTCGCGTGAGCATTTTGCTAGATTGAAAGGATTTGATTTAGATTATTTTTTGTACATGGAGGACGAAGACCTTTGTTTAAGGTCATGGAAGTTAGGAAAGCCAGTTATTTATTATCCTGAATCTACTATGATTCACAATCATCAAAGAGCTAGTTCAAAATTTGGAAAGAAAACATTACTTCATGTAAAAAGTATGTTGATGTATTTTAAGAAACATGGGCTAAGTTCTCAAAATTTTAGACTGTACACAGAGCAATCTGAAAATGGTATTTTTGAAAATTAAATAAAAAATAAGAGGTATGAAAGGAATAGTTTTAGCCGGAGGCTCCGGTAAACGTTTATATCCCATTACGAAGGGAGTGAGTAAACAACTGCTACCGGTATATGACAAACCGATGATTTATTATCCTATATCGGTGTTGATGTTGGCTGGAATAAAGGAAATTCTGATTATTTCAACTCTACAAGATTTGTTCGGGTTTCAACGCCTCCTTGGCGATGGTTCAGACTTTGGTGTATCGTTTGAGTATGCCGAACAACCTTCTCCCGATGGATTAGCGCAGGCTTTTTTGATAGGCGAGGAGTTTATTGGTACCGATTCGGTATGTCTGGTATTGGGCGATAATATTTTTTACGGACAAAGCTTTAGTAAAACTTTAGCCGATGCTGTGAGCAATGTGGATCAACAAAAAGCCACGGTGTTTGGCTATTATGTGAATGATCCGGAGCGTTACGGTGTAGCTGAGTTTAATAAAGAAGGTACTGTGTTAAGCATCGAAGAGAAGCCAGAGCATCCCAAATCGAATTACGCGGTGGTAGGCCTTTATTTTTATCCGAACAAAGTAGTAGAGGTAGCCAAACGTATAAAACCATCTGCACGAGGTGAGTTGGAAATAACAACGGTCAATCAGGAATTTCTGAAGGTGAAGGAATTAAAAGTACAATTATTGGGACGTGGTTTTGCCTGGTTAGATACCGGCACACACGATTCGCTATCGGAAGCCTCCACTTTTGTGGAAGTTATTGAAAAAAGACAAGGATTAAGAATAGCCTGTCTGGAAGAAATTGCTTATCGCAAAGGTTGGATTGCTAAAGAAAAACTGATTGCACTGGCTCAACCCATGAAGAAAAATCAATACGGACAATATCTGTTGCAATTAGAGAAATAGGAGTAAATTATCCATCTCGGATTTTAATTAAATATAATGAAAGATGAATATAATAAAAACAAAGCTTGAAGGGGTCTGTATTATTGAACCTGTGGTATTTGCTGATGAGAGAGGATACTTTTTTGAGTCTTTTTCGCAAAAAGAATTTGAAGAGAAAGTATGTAAAACGGTATTTGTTCAAGATAACGAGTCTAAATCGACTTATGGTGTTTTGCGGGGGCTACATTATCAAAAACCGCCTTATGCACAATCCAAACTGGTACGCGTAGTGAAAGGGAAGGTGTTGGATGTTGCCTTAGATATTCGTAGAGGTTCACCAACATTTGGACAGCATGTAGCCGTTGAGCTAAGTGAAGAGAATAAACGACAATTCTTTGTACCCAGAGGTTTTGCCCATGGCTTTGTGGTATTGAGTGAAGATGTTATTTTTCAGTATAAATGCGATAATTTCTATGCGCCTAAAAACGAAGGAGCTTTAGCTTGGGATGATGCAGACTTGAGTATTGACTGGAAGATTCCGAGCGGAGATGTAATTTTATCGGAAAAGGATAAACATCATTCGTCATTAAAGGAAATGAAGTTAGTATTTGACTATAAAATTAATCAATATGAGTAAAATATTAGTAACAGGAGCCAATGGCCAGTTGGGCAATGAAATGCGGAAGCTTGCTCCCATCTCAAAAACGAATACATTCATTTTTACGGATATTGAGGAATTGGATATTACCAATCAAGAAGCAATTCGAATTTTGATTCAGCAAGAACAAATAGAGATAATAGTAAATTGTGCTGCTTACACCAATGTTGATAAGGCAGAGGATGATAGTGAAATGGCGAATTTGATCAACAACAAAGCAGTTGAAAATCTGGCTATAGTCTGTCAGGATGTTGGTGCGACATTGATTCATGTTTCAACCGACTATGTATTTCAAGGCACTAAAAATACACCCTGTCGGGAAGATGAACAGACTAATCCGCTTGGTGTTTATGGCCAAACAAAACTAGCAGGTGAGCAGTCTGTTCAAAACAGCGGCTGTAAGTATTTAATTTTTCGTACTGCTTGGTTGTACTCTGCCTTTGGAAGCAATTTTGTAAAAACGATGATTCGCTTGACTGACGAACGGGAAAAACTATCAGTAGTCTTTGATCAGGTAGGTACTCCGACTTATGCCGGAGATTTAGCTGCCCTTATTTTCCAAACTATTGAAACAAAGCAGTACGAAACATTGAATGGTATTTATCATTATAGCAACGAAGGGGTATGCTCCTGGTATGATTTTGCAATTGAGATAGCCGCATTGGCTGCGCACGATACATGTGATATACAGCCTTGCCATTCGGATGAATTTCCCAGCAAGGTGAAACGTCCGGCCTTTTCAGTACTCGATAAAACCAAAGTCAAAGCTGATTTTAATTGTAAGGTACCACATTGGAAAGTTTCTTTACAAAAGTGTATGAAGGAGCTGGAAGGAAGTTTCTGAGACTTCGTAATTCTGAGCTTTGGATTGTAATTTAGTTTTTTACAATAATATAATAATTTAATCAATAAGACATGGACTTTAAACGTCATATATTAATTACAGGAGGTGCCGGATTTATCGGTTCCCATGTGGTTCGCTTGTTTGTAAATAAATATCCCGAATACAAGATCATTAATTTGGATAAGTTGACTTATGCCGGTAATTTAGCTAATTTGAAGGATGTAGAAGATAATGCAAATTATACTTTTATAAAAGGAGATATTTGTGATTTTGATCAGATGCTGGCACTTTTTAATCAATACCAGATCGATGGAGTGATTCATTTGGCAGCCGAAAGTCATGTGGATCGAAGTATTAAAGATCCGTTTACCTTTGCGCAGACCAATGTAATGGGCACACTATCGCTTTTACAGGCTGCCAAACAGTCGTGGAAAGATGCTTATGATGGAAAACTTTTTTATCATATTTCTACTGATGAGGTATACGGAGCTTTAGAAATGGATAGTGAGCTGTTTACTGAAACGACTAATTACAATCCTCATAGTCCATATTCGGCCAGTAAAGCATCTAGTGATCATTTTGTACGTGCATTTCATGATACCTATGGTATGCCTGTTATTGTAACCAATTGCAGTAATAATTATGGCCCTTATCAGTTTCCGGAAAAACTTATTCCTCTATTTATAAATAATATACGACATGGAAAATCGTTACCGGTTTATGGAAAAGGCGAAAATGTACGGGATTGGTTGTATGTGGTCGATCATGCTCGAGCTATTGATCTTATTTTTCATACAGGAAAAACTGCAGAAACTTATAATATCGGTGGTTTCAATGAATGGACCAATATAGATATTATTCGCGTATTGATTAAAACCTTAGATCGTTTGTTAGGTCATGCTGAGGGAAGTAGCGATCATTTGATTACTTATGTAACCGACAGAGCCGGTCATGATTTGCGTTATGCGATAGACTCCACTAAATTAAAAACAGAGTTAGGATGGGAACCAAGTTTACAATTTGAAGAGGGTATTGAAAAAACAGTCCGTTGGTATCTTGATAATCAGGAATGGATGGATGAAATAATCTTAGGAAAATATTAGAATATTATTCAGAACAATATAAGAATCTAAATTGATTCGCTTAGTTGAATTATGAATATAGTTTTACTCACAAGAATGTTTAATGACTAAAATGTCTATACATTAAACCCAATATACATATGGATAATAATCTATGTAAAAATGGTATACAAGCTAGTTCAGATACAAGTTATATTCGAATTAGGAACTTTATGTGGCCATTTTTAAATAAAACAATATTTAGGCTTTTCCCAACATGGCTAAGATTCCCAAGAATTATGCTTCTAAGAATATTTGGAGCCAAACTTGCAAAAACAGTCATTATCAGTAGAACAACCACAATTTATCATCCATGGAATTTAGAGATGGATCATTTATCAATTATAGGTAGTAACTCTAATATTTATTGTGATGATAAAATTAAAATTGGTAAACAATGTCGCATTGGTAGCAATGTGAATATTGCAACTCAGGATCATAGCGACAAAACTTTTATCCAAACTAAAGGCATCACAGTCATAGGTAACGGTTGTTGGATTTCTGCAGGTTGTAGTATCAGACAGGGAGTGAATCTGGGTCAATATACCATGGTAGGTGCTCAATCCTTAGTCGTGTCTGATACAGAGCCTTTTATGACTGTTTCTGGGAGTCCTGCCAAGGAGATAAATAAAGCAATTATAAATTACTGTTAACGCTGACTATGATGCTATCCTTATAGCAATATTGTTTAAAAATAAGAGTTCCATACTTTTCTCACAATTGAAGTCCTCGCATTCTCAGCAATTCACATTTCTTATGCCCTATGAACCCGAATACATAATACTAACACCTGTATTTAGATAAATGTCCATGAGGCATAAAGTCAGTATTTATCTACAATAAGAATGTATCTGTCTTATTATCAATCGAATCTAATCATTAATTGATTAAGTGTCGTTGATTGATCCTATCGAAATTGTTGGATAGTACCTTTGTTTTCCTATCACAAAATTAAAATAATAAACATATGATAAATAAAAGAGAATTATGGTTATCTCTATTAATGACTTTTGTCCAAATAATAATCACAATTTTAATATTTATATTCACAGAAAGTTTTTTTACAGAAGAGGTCTTTAGTTTTAATGAAAAAGTAATTCTGCTAAGCCAAATAGCAGTAATATGGGGTGCATTTATATACAAACTGCGTTTAGGTATTATTTTTAGAGCAAGTTCGGTATTTAGCATGTTGCGTGGGTATGCAGCAACAGTATTTTTTGGCTCTTTATTTTTACTTCTTGAATTAGAATTTGTTCCCTATTTACGGAATATAAATCATTCATTTCAATACTTATCAATATTTTTCACTGCTGATCTCTTGCTCTTAATATGCTTTAAGTTTATTTTATATTACTCAATGTGCTACCTCAGAAAAAGAGGATACAATACAAGAAATGTAATTATAGTTGGCGATGAAAGTTCACATTCTTTTATCAAGTCATTTATAAAAGCTGAAGATTGGGGCTATAGCTTATTAGCTATTATATCACCTGATGAAATATTCAAAGAAACTTATAAAAAGGCTCATATAATAAAGAATCAAGATACACTCAAACGCTATATAACACTTTACCCTGTCGATGATGTTTTTTATTGCCTCCCTTTGAGTGATAAACGGTATAATTTGGAACAAATGATCTCTGAGTTAAACGAAATAGGAGTCAGACTGCATATTATGCAGCATTTTTTTAAACAAAAAATGAATTTTGATTATACGATTAATCCGATATTCGATCATAATTTTATAACTCACCAAACCACTTCTGAGAATTATATTGGTTTGAAGATAAAGGGGATTCTGGATATTTTACTGAGTACAGCTGTACTGTTTATATCTTCACCTGTAATTTTCTTATTAGCAGTTTCAATTAAACTTCAGGATGGAGGATCAATATTTTTCAAACAAGAACGGATAGGACAAAATGGTCGCAGATTTTACTGTTATAAATTTCGTACTATGGTGAGTAATGCAGAAGAACTTAAGGAAAAACTATTAGAAAAAAATGAAGCCGACGGGCCTGTTTTTAAAATTGTAAATGATCCAAGAATAACAAAATTAGGACATATACTCCGCAAAACATCTTTGGATGAATTGCCTCAGTTTCTGAATGTTATCAAAGGTGACATGTCCATTGTAGGACCACGTCCGCCACTCCTTAAAGAAGTGCAACAATATAAACGACATCAATTACGTCGCCTCAGTATGAAGCCTGGCATTACTTGTATATGGCAGGTTTGGGGACGTCATAAGGTAACATTTAATGAATGGATGGATATGGATTTGGAATATATTGATAATTGGTCACTCCTTCTGGATATTAAAATAATGATTGCGACTGCAGGTGTGATTTTTAAACCAAATGGACAATAAATTAACCCGAAATTAATTTGCGAATAACTCCTAATTAATTTCGAAAATATGAAACACAGACAATTATGCTGAATTCTATCGTGTCATTTATAAGAATGTTTATTTTCACCCCAATTATGTTATTAGCGGCAGTTATGGGTATCATAATGTGCATTATCATAGATACAATATCTTTTGTATATAAACATATTAAAACGAAGATGCACGAATTAAACTAACGTTAAATCAATAAGAATACAATTTTAATCAAAAGAATATTATGTATAAATATCTTTCTC contains:
- a CDS encoding DUF4832 domain-containing protein yields the protein MKSTLVIFLIIFINFNLLGIDNQSKYYLDSTVYFHNPGIGCLTWSNLEKQPSYLKPFLDGLYSRLSWRDVVNNGKIDFSILRSVFQEAYKYKQRIDIGIFFNLSMKKDTRYRLGLEMYNGKEVYVCYPNEIHEKLMKSKEYRPRLVYVNESDTYWYCIDWRNHIAQNEYQKLLLNFNVFLNAPWHNVTRRRYINSIQIRFWGFWGEGHNNYLITQYKNKPDVFEDSKTMIQMDRMYQKYFHDIRLIAPAMGKTSNIPDKWKEWAFYEMTAKTDVGEFGIFLDHISQTSSGDFTLNYKGIDTHNLALIKWTKAPVTGEGNIVNDLIPNREEGRVVRTDLPIEQYDIYKYHISSFLPMKRNYSSEEAAVMKSLLNIVGFRLYFQKDSVYSINNRLMIKMRVGNLGLAPVYANYWKLQIVLRDLAGRQIKVIQPNIDIKKIYPGKKMLVFDSINFEIKNILKTQPSKKAHIFLRIIDTDGISLNMYLCNEGRTINGEYQLN
- a CDS encoding glycosyltransferase is translated as MVQNKISVCYVVSSLCNEGPVNVMYNIIKYINFDFFKVSIITLVPEKETTRINDFSSLPIDIQQLSPQEFLNPLRMFVDLNKVIKNIQPDILHTHCPRSMFLVPFLSERYKKIETVHIYPGIQQKIKYGALKGSAVILLSHFFTSRMDLPIACSESVAESYWQEKRIKMLAIPNGCSFPVWKSSPYERATLRKQLGLKDNIRYFIFVGRFSKEKGPDLLVELFTKMNRKDIGIILLGNGEMYEDLKKYESDLILLLGFKSNVSDYLRASDFYISASDTEGLSNSQLESMAAGLPCVVSDIPSHREVMRKANKLIGYLYDKSNTASLIKAIDNVLLLDANSTSLYIQQLFEEYYTAKRMSILYQDEYKRIMTFTAT
- a CDS encoding glycosyltransferase family 2 protein, which translates into the protein MNQLPQVSIITVGMNHLDYIVKLYQSLFRDNKPTINFEAIYVDNCSTDGSVEYITINYPSIKVIQNQQPCGFGENNNIGVFASRGKYIAIINPDIILFKGSLDKLFHYAESSNNFGIIVPKLLNSNLTFQHSVRSFINLKILFYRALSRGKDESINSIIYNYLRKDIDVSQCQFVDWALGAALFLSREHFARLKGFDLDYFLYMEDEDLCLRSWKLGKPVIYYPESTMIHNHQRASSKFGKKTLLHVKSMLMYFKKHGLSSQNFRLYTEQSENGIFEN
- the rfbA gene encoding glucose-1-phosphate thymidylyltransferase RfbA, whose protein sequence is MKGIVLAGGSGKRLYPITKGVSKQLLPVYDKPMIYYPISVLMLAGIKEILIISTLQDLFGFQRLLGDGSDFGVSFEYAEQPSPDGLAQAFLIGEEFIGTDSVCLVLGDNIFYGQSFSKTLADAVSNVDQQKATVFGYYVNDPERYGVAEFNKEGTVLSIEEKPEHPKSNYAVVGLYFYPNKVVEVAKRIKPSARGELEITTVNQEFLKVKELKVQLLGRGFAWLDTGTHDSLSEASTFVEVIEKRQGLRIACLEEIAYRKGWIAKEKLIALAQPMKKNQYGQYLLQLEK
- the rfbC gene encoding dTDP-4-dehydrorhamnose 3,5-epimerase, whose translation is MNIIKTKLEGVCIIEPVVFADERGYFFESFSQKEFEEKVCKTVFVQDNESKSTYGVLRGLHYQKPPYAQSKLVRVVKGKVLDVALDIRRGSPTFGQHVAVELSEENKRQFFVPRGFAHGFVVLSEDVIFQYKCDNFYAPKNEGALAWDDADLSIDWKIPSGDVILSEKDKHHSSLKEMKLVFDYKINQYE
- the rfbD gene encoding dTDP-4-dehydrorhamnose reductase, translating into MSKILVTGANGQLGNEMRKLAPISKTNTFIFTDIEELDITNQEAIRILIQQEQIEIIVNCAAYTNVDKAEDDSEMANLINNKAVENLAIVCQDVGATLIHVSTDYVFQGTKNTPCREDEQTNPLGVYGQTKLAGEQSVQNSGCKYLIFRTAWLYSAFGSNFVKTMIRLTDEREKLSVVFDQVGTPTYAGDLAALIFQTIETKQYETLNGIYHYSNEGVCSWYDFAIEIAALAAHDTCDIQPCHSDEFPSKVKRPAFSVLDKTKVKADFNCKVPHWKVSLQKCMKELEGSF
- a CDS encoding transferase hexapeptide repeat containing protein, translated to MDNNLCKNGIQASSDTSYIRIRNFMWPFLNKTIFRLFPTWLRFPRIMLLRIFGAKLAKTVIISRTTTIYHPWNLEMDHLSIIGSNSNIYCDDKIKIGKQCRIGSNVNIATQDHSDKTFIQTKGITVIGNGCWISAGCSIRQGVNLGQYTMVGAQSLVVSDTEPFMTVSGSPAKEINKAIINYC
- a CDS encoding sugar transferase, which encodes MINKRELWLSLLMTFVQIIITILIFIFTESFFTEEVFSFNEKVILLSQIAVIWGAFIYKLRLGIIFRASSVFSMLRGYAATVFFGSLFLLLELEFVPYLRNINHSFQYLSIFFTADLLLLICFKFILYYSMCYLRKRGYNTRNVIIVGDESSHSFIKSFIKAEDWGYSLLAIISPDEIFKETYKKAHIIKNQDTLKRYITLYPVDDVFYCLPLSDKRYNLEQMISELNEIGVRLHIMQHFFKQKMNFDYTINPIFDHNFITHQTTSENYIGLKIKGILDILLSTAVLFISSPVIFLLAVSIKLQDGGSIFFKQERIGQNGRRFYCYKFRTMVSNAEELKEKLLEKNEADGPVFKIVNDPRITKLGHILRKTSLDELPQFLNVIKGDMSIVGPRPPLLKEVQQYKRHQLRRLSMKPGITCIWQVWGRHKVTFNEWMDMDLEYIDNWSLLLDIKIMIATAGVIFKPNGQ